In Clarias gariepinus isolate MV-2021 ecotype Netherlands chromosome 21, CGAR_prim_01v2, whole genome shotgun sequence, the sequence CCATTACGCACAATATACACTTTCCATTGCACAGCGATCTGGGATTTGTTTCTGTCCTAAGCTTCAACACTAGCTTTAATGCTTTTGAACCATAATAGGATTTGCAATCTTTTACATCTGTGGTTTTCTCAATAAAGAAATGCCACAAATCACTATACGGCTTTTTGGCCTTGCATTAGGAGGCACTTGAGTTCCATGAGTTCATGCAGAACTTGAAACTCTTCAGAAATTAACCCATTCTTTTCAGAgcttttgtttggttgtttggttgttttttaaaaatctgtaaaaaggaGCTGCTTCACTTtcaaaatgtaatatttctgTCTCAGGCTGCTAACTGACATAAAATATATGTGAGTGTTTCACTGATGATGCCCTGCATCTATATGGGAATAAGGTAAAGgtccttgctcaggggcccaaaaGTGGCAACCCAGCAGTATCGGAGTTCAAACCTCCAACCCCTTCAATCAGCAAACCAGTGCCTCAACCTGATGAGCCCCATTTGAaagattgtttaaaatgaattaaatcttttggttttttttgtttgtttaaaaaaaaataatagcattAAAATTACGAAATACAATGATTAATACAacaataaacatgtaaaaaaaaatacaatgtaaagtaaaaagaaaaagtaggaTAACCAGTCTAAAACCTGCAGGACGGGTTTGCCAGATGTTGCTTTAATTATTCATCCAAAAGGAAGCCAGAcatgttaatataaatatttacagagagattaaaaaatgttcttgtAACAGAACTGTGTACTGTCCCGTGTAACCTCATGTACACCATGATATGTAaaatgaggatttttttttgtaacgaaTGACATTAATAGCTCGTGTCatctcatatattttatttatatagttttgcTCAGTATCAATGAAGTAAACCAGATTAAAATagatgaaaatattttacaccttcTTAAAGTACTAGttgaattctttttttcccgAGTAGGTATGTCGAGATCTTGTTTCTCCACACCTCCAGCGGACCATTCAAGTTCATTGTACAAAGATGGATGAGGGATTTTTGCCCTTTGACCACTACAAAAACAATGTTGGTCCCAATGCTGATAAATAGACAGAGCGTATGAACTAAAGGGGGTAATGAACTGATAAACATGCAGGAAAGTGGGGAAAAACAGAAGCATGGTTCTCGAGTAACCCTTAATGTATATGTAATAATTAAACTGGAttgcaaaaaatatacaaatttttttgtttgtttgtttgtttgtttgtttaaaagttgAGAAGCAGGTGGTGTATGGATAGTGTGAGGTATACATGTTTTCTTAAAGAAGTAGACATAAAGTAGACTAGAATTAGTTTCAACTGGatattgggggaaaaaacagggctttttttacatactgtataaatattctAGTTGTCATCTTTCCTAAGTAAGTCTCACATACATTCTTATACTGCCCTCTGCTGGACAAATTAAGTGTTTGCAAAAACTCCTGACAGGCAATTCATTCATGTctctaaatttatttaaacatttgtattcagcttaaaatgaaaaagttattaTCTAAATAATTAGGGCAGCACAGTGAGATAGTGGTGCGCGCTTGCATTATTGAGGCTTCatttggggtctgtgtgcatggagcttgcatgtcttccccatgcttggtgcgtttcctccgggtacttcagtttcctctgacagtccaaagacatgcagattaggctaattggtgtgcCCAAAATtgtcagtagtgtgtgtgtgtgtgtgtgtgtgtgtttggtctgTGATGCCCCACCTAATGGCCAAAGTCTCCTGGAAAAAGCTTCAGGCTtgccatgaccctgtacaggataaatgatatagaagatgaataaataaatgaatgcatgtTTGTGATGTTTTGAGGTGTTATTATAgagtttgtgtctgtatgtggcACCTCACTGTGAAGATGAAGTGAATTACTTAACCTGAAGGAGAAGGCTTTTGAGGATAGTGGCAAGGCTGAGATCAACCGCATTCAGTACAGTCTGAAGGAGGCCAAGGAGGCATATGAAAGGAAAGTGGAAAACAACATGAGGGTGGTCTGGGATGGAACAAAAAACATCTTAggctgtcaaaaaaaaaaaagaaagaaaaaaaggacaccAGTGTAATAGTTGGGATTGTGGTGAGGGCCAATGAGTTCAAGCAGTTCTTCAACTGGTTTGACTGCCTCGATCCTTTATCAGTTGTCTGTCCTGTAATGTCCCCTCCCCCTCAACTACAGTCCTCACCCACACTACAGCAAGGAGCCCAGCTGCCCCCCACCATCACAGCACAACATGTCAGAAGAGAACTGAGGAGACTCCAACCCAACAAGGTTAAGCCTAAGACACTGTCCTCTCACATCATGAAGACGTTTGAACGGGCATCACTAAGACCAAGGAGATGGTTATTCACTTTCGGCTGTCCGGGTCTCCCCTGTTACCTGTCTCCATCGAGAAGGTGGATGTTGAGAGAGTCAGGTCATACAGATACCTGGGGCTACAACTGGATGACAAACTGGACTGATCAGAGAACTATCTGTATAAGGAAGATCAGAGTCAGCTGTTCTTCCTGCAGAGACTTGGATCTTTCAACCTATGTAATAAGATCCTGTTGATGTTTTATCAGTTGGTCATCGCCAGTGTACCTTTCTACACGGTGGTAAGCTGGGGAAGTAACCTCAAAAGAAGGGATGCCAAGTGATTGGACAAGGTGGTCAGAAAAGCTGGTTCGGGTGGTTGTTTTGGAGCTGGACTTTCTCGAGGAAGTGGCAGAGAGGACACTAAACAAAATGTTGTCCATCATGGCCAGCTGCGACCACCCACTGCACATAGTTTTCTGCAAACGGAAGAATGTGTTCAGTGGAAGACTTCTGCTACAAAGAAAATCCTTTGTTTCAGAAGCCGAGGCTCTTTAACACCTCACTACAAGGACATGGGAGTGTGATGTGAGCAATCATAGAGCATGTACTTGTGTGTTTAAATAAGAACAAGCTTTAAGAAAGCGCAATACAGTGATGTAATAGCACAGACAGTGATGCAATAGAGgaatattatacagtaaagGAAACGAACGTACAGAAATGCTAACAAGAACAGGTTTAAAGAACAGTGTGTATGGAACATGTGAACCTATTTAGCCACAGAACACAGGCAAAATTAAGGTTTAAGAATACTCAGTGTAATGTAAGGATTGGTCACAAATTGGTGCATACAGAGTATGGGACCCCAACAAAGACATGGAGGGCCGGGGTAAGCATCCGAATTGTATCCAAAGTAGATAAGATATCACAAATCAGTAAGCAATACTCTCTGAGCAAGAACAACAGCCACAGGAAGTTCAGTAAGAGGTATAAAAGTTGAAATGCGTCTGTTCACAGACGGTGCAGGAGTAAAATCAGTTTGGGTGCCAACGGTAACACTATCACTAGTTTGTGTACTGACAGACACTTTGAAATCGGTCTGAATGGCAAAATCATAACAAATTGGCAATAGATCAGCGCTAAACTCGGACCCTGCAGGCGAAGGGACATGCGGGTAAGGAGTGGGTGTGCGACGTCATTTGGTGGGACCAGGATTGGCATCACCATTCTCGACATGAATGGACCCATTCTCCTGAGAATGCTGTGTAGAGGACTGTTGGCACCCAACCATTTGTGAAACTGTATATAAGGAATGTGCATACACTTGACAAGTCAGTCTGCTCTTGAAGATGCTTGAGTTTGCCACTTAAGCATTTAAGTACGGCTCATTTGGATTTTACTGCTGCAATAAATTCTGCTTACTTCATCCAGATCTACAAAGTTTTGGTTTGTtctttgattttattatttattgatatacATTGGTATTGCTTGTTTAAAGTTTAACTATGCAGTATTAATATAGATATGAAGGACCTAAAAAAATCCCTGAGAGTGGACTAAGAGGTCTAGGCTCGTCTGCTATATACAGCATGGTGTTACACGTATAACTCAGCTTCAGGGTCTGCTAAATCTCTTGCATATTTTGCAATTACGCATGAAATTAATTTCAGTGTCACTTTCACGCCGCTCTTTGCACAATTACTGTACTTTTTGTATTTACACAATTAATACTATTTGCACTGTTGTCACCTTGTCACATATAGGATTGCTCATCATGGCTGCACTGCAATTTaacctcttttctctctcttttattaacTTGCaatttgtataatttatttatatgctccttatatattgtttttgttcttatgATGCACTAGTAACTTCTTGTCAGTTCTCAAATTACCCTGTGTATACTGACTATATGTGAGATAGACATTGTGCAATCTACAACCTGTCTGTATGTACTGTCTTAAATTTACAGTTCTGTttttggtggcatggtggtgttaGCACTgaggcctcgcacctccagatTCTAAGtccgattcccgcctctggatCTGTATATATGGAGTGTGCTTTCTGGGTTGCcctcgggtactccggtttccttccacagtccaaagacatgcagattaggttaactggctttccgttgtgtgtgtgtgtgtgtgtgtgtgtgtgtgtgttttgtgatggattggcaccctgtccagggtgtaccccgtcgtgtgccctaagcctcctgggataacctccaggtccccgtgaccctgaataagggataaagcggtatagaggaGTAGGTAAGTGATGAAATTTAATACTCTAGTGTACTTCCGTATTAACGGTTTGGGACGCGACCCTGGTTATACAGGCGCTCAGGCTTGACCAGGTCACGTGGGTCAACATCTCGCTCGGGCAGGATGAACGCAGCCAGAAAATGGCGGATGTTGAGGAGTTACGGGTAGGCGAAAGTGTTCTGATAGCTGGCCGCTGCTTTGCACTTGTcggagtttttaaaagttttctttGCTAGGTTTGACCTGTTAtcgttttatttctttataaacaacCCAAAAACAGTCAATTAGCATCGTTTTATCGCCCAAGGAGCGTcgatatgttgtttttttcgcAGTCGGTAGGCCAGAGAGTCGACACTATGAAGCCCGGACCTGTTCTAAACTGCTAGCACTAGCCGCCTAGCCTGCTAGCTTCCAGCTGCTTCGCTAGCTATCAAGGTGCTTGGGCTTCAGCTACATGTCTTTATCAGTCTGCGTTTGTGGTTTTAGTGCTCAGTTCTCATTAGAGTTTTGTCAGTTTATACTGATTTAAGAGATTTATAACATTCTGAAAATAACTGTGTGTGCGGGAATGTCATGGTCAATCTTTTGTTATTGTCTGTTAGCATTTTAGCTCAGTAGCTAACTAACTTAACACTGTTTCCTTAGAGATGTCTATGTAACTGTCTGTTACAGGCTTTATGTATTAGGTTGatttgggtttttgtttgtttgttaggaATGCATATTAATTTAGAAGTAGACACGAGACATTAATAGAGGCAGTTTGCTATAGATACCTAGCTAGCTGAGGTATGCTCCTGTCTAgctattattaatgttattattattcttaatttaataataccTTTAAAGCACCAGtatgtttttttgcttaaagTATCCAGTATCAGATTAGAATAAACTTATAATAGAATAAATGTTATCTCCTGTAATTCACTTGTTTAGAAATTGTTCCTTGTCATTGCTTCACACCTTTtcggtttttattattaatgttttttaacattaataataaaaaacgtaAAGGTGTGAAGCAATGTATAcgaattaataaaattaatctgTCTTTAGCTggcatggtggttagcactgtcgcctcgcacctccagggtctgggttcgattcccaccttgggtttgtgtgcatggagtttgtatgttctgcccgtgcttggtgggttttctccggatATGCCAGTTTCCTCCCATTAGGTGAATTGGCGTTCCCCTGCGATGGaatggcaccccgtccaggttGTAcgctaagtctcctgggataggctccaggccccctgcaaccctgtatacagaataaagctggCTTTTTCTGACAGTTCTTGGCTTTAAAATAATCCCTAAACTGTGCGGTTTACAATTTCCAGTTTTTATTCCGTTGTTCCTGGGATTATTCTTAGCATGAACAATCTGGATGTTAGGATTTAGTTTttctagaataaaaaaaagatgagcaAATTAATTATagacagtgtatatatattgaatgtCATTTGACCCTGTTGAATTGAGAAATAAATTGTTTTGCAGAAACCTAGATTTGTACCTGGTTTGGTTCAAGTTTTGTCTCTGGTTTAGTCAAGGTTTTGTTTTCAGTCAAAATAATACTTGTTTAGATTGGTAACGTTATAATTAATCTAGATTGCTGTTTAAAGCAAAGACTCAAATTTTCATTACTGATttataaatctattttaaaaagcaacatCCATTACTTTAAttgataatgaaaataaatcattcttTAAGTGCACGTTTACTTTTACTGTGTACAGACATGTTCTAGGGCCTGCCATTCGCCTGTTTTTACTATCTGCCTTTGTCACACTGATTTGCAttctctttgttgtttttttctctttctcagaaTATGATATCAAGTTTCCGCGTCTCGGAGCTCCAGGTACTGCTAGGTTTTGCCGAAAGGAACAAGAGTGGTCGCAAAGATGAACTTCTGCTGAGAGCTTTGCATTTGCTAAAGAGTGACTGTAGCCCTGCCGTGCAGCTCAAAATCAAGGACCTCTATCGCCGGAGATACCCGAGGACATTAGACAGTCTTGCAGAGCTGTCTGCTCTAAAGTCAAGCATAAATTCATACCTAGACTCTGAAGAGAGCTCACCAGTTGTGAGCCTGGACCTTTCTTTTGGTGCTAGTACGTCAGACTTGCCTCGTCATCATCAGCACTTGGTGCCTGTTAACTCGGCTGCGTTACATGACCCAAAGCCCAGGATGAACATGCAGCAGCCGACACCACTCATGCCTCCCGTCCACCCGGACGTCCAGATGAAGTCTCTGCCGTTTTATGACGTGTTGGACGTTTTGATTAAACCATCAAGTTTAGGTAGTTGTGCTTAGCTTGTTTTAGTTTAAGACCTGGGGCAGGTTTTGCATAACCTGCCAACATGTGCAAATGTCTTTTCAAATTTATAAATGCCTGGATTTCTTACTGTGTAAGAAGATCTAAGTTTAGATTAATTATATTCTTCtttaattataaacaataataataataataattttttatttatacaaaatgcATATAGTCTTACAATCAATTAGATTTTGcatagtcatttaaaaaaatcttaactcgggttaattattgaattaattagaaaaactaaatatgtactgtatatgtatgttttttgttttttttctttgatatttTACATACAGGAGCCAGTCCTGTTCAGAGGTTCCATCaagaaaaatactttatttttgcCTTGACCCCACAGCAAGTGCGGGAAGTTTGCATTTCACGGTAAGGacctaatttaaataaatatttagttctGATTTGTTACACCGcatgtgtttttcattttccttccTTCATTGTCGAAAGGGATTTTCGTCCTGGTGGCAGAAGAGATTATATGGTTCAAATACAACTCCGGTAAGACGTCCGGTGTGAtatcattcatctttacaagttctgaatacatttacaaatgaacacaggAATAACCGTTTGTGTTTGCTGTCAGCTTCTGCCTTTCAGAGACTAGCTGCCCTCAAGAGGACAACTATCCCAATAGTCTTTGCATCAAAGTCAATGGGAAGCTCTTTCCTCTCCCAGTGAGTATTTACATGCCGGGGATTTTCACTGCACAGTTTGAATGTAGGATgtttttaatatgcaaatacTTTTGTAGTGTAATGTTTGATCAGGATGACATGGTATTATGTGTAAAAGTGTTTTATAAGGTGCTTTTTTATGTGTCAGGGCTATGCGCCGCCCCCTAAAAATGGTGTTGAGCAGAAGAGACCAGGCAGACCTTTGAACATCACATCTCTTGTCAGACTATCCTCCGCGGTCCCCAATCAGATATCAGTTACGTGGGCGCCTGAAATTGGAAAGGTAATTTTCCAACTAGCTTTTGCTTTCTAATATCACAACAGTGACATTCTTACCATTTTTCACACTTTACACACCTGTCACTGTTTTCCAGACTTACTCCATGTCTGTGTATTTGGTGCGGCAGCTGACATCACCGTTGTTACTACAGAGATTAAGAATGAAGGGAATCAGGAACCCCGACCACTCGAGAGCACTTAGTGAGCTCTGCttgcttttaaaataacatcaacaataataataactaccTAGTTTTTATTGCTGTCGTTGTTTTGTATATGGTCTTTTGCAGCTGTGTggttagttatttagttagttacAATGAGATATTTACCTTCTCTGTGCCAGTAAAAGAAAAGCTCACCGCAGATCCCGACAGTGAAATAGCGACAACCAGCTTGCGAGTCTCACTCATGTGCCCAGTAAGTCctgaaaaagttttattt encodes:
- the pias2 gene encoding E3 SUMO-protein ligase PIAS2 isoform X2, with amino-acid sequence MISSFRVSELQVLLGFAERNKSGRKDELLLRALHLLKSDCSPAVQLKIKDLYRRRYPRTLDSLAELSALKSSINSYLDSEESSPVVSLDLSFGASTSDLPRHHQHLVPVNSAALHDPKPRMNMQQPTPLMPPVHPDVQMKSLPFYDVLDVLIKPSSLGASPVQRFHQEKYFIFALTPQQVREVCISRDFRPGGRRDYMVQIQLRFCLSETSCPQEDNYPNSLCIKVNGKLFPLPGYAPPPKNGVEQKRPGRPLNITSLVRLSSAVPNQISVTWAPEIGKTYSMSVYLVRQLTSPLLLQRLRMKGIRNPDHSRALIKEKLTADPDSEIATTSLRVSLMCPLGKMRLTVPCRAVTCSHLQCFDAALYLQMNEKKPTWICPVCDKKAAYESLIIDGLFMEILNDCTDVDEIKFQEDGTWCPMRPKKETLKVSSPCLPKIEYPAPLRPSAVVPHSEPSSTKKADVIDLTLESSSDEEAEPDPPLKKRRLYMSKSEEMHSSKGVLTYQPSPVRMPNVQPLDPSYLTSSIADYTVPFHHTTLSTIPTDMSGLDLFSLLQADPQPYRTPVFLENLSSSIQSGTSSSSLMASSVQYDSTSHRGSSSHETGVITSGSSSLSDIISLD
- the pias2 gene encoding E3 SUMO-protein ligase PIAS2 isoform X1, coding for MADVEELRNMISSFRVSELQVLLGFAERNKSGRKDELLLRALHLLKSDCSPAVQLKIKDLYRRRYPRTLDSLAELSALKSSINSYLDSEESSPVVSLDLSFGASTSDLPRHHQHLVPVNSAALHDPKPRMNMQQPTPLMPPVHPDVQMKSLPFYDVLDVLIKPSSLGASPVQRFHQEKYFIFALTPQQVREVCISRDFRPGGRRDYMVQIQLRFCLSETSCPQEDNYPNSLCIKVNGKLFPLPGYAPPPKNGVEQKRPGRPLNITSLVRLSSAVPNQISVTWAPEIGKTYSMSVYLVRQLTSPLLLQRLRMKGIRNPDHSRALIKEKLTADPDSEIATTSLRVSLMCPLGKMRLTVPCRAVTCSHLQCFDAALYLQMNEKKPTWICPVCDKKAAYESLIIDGLFMEILNDCTDVDEIKFQEDGTWCPMRPKKETLKVSSPCLPKIEYPAPLRPSAVVPHSEPSSTKKADVIDLTLESSSDEEAEPDPPLKKRRLYMSKSEEMHSSKGVLTYQPSPVRMPNVQPLDPSYLTSSIADYTVPFHHTTLSTIPTDMSGLDLFSLLQADPQPYRTPVFLENLSSSIQSGTSSSSLMASSVQYDSTSHRGSSSHETGVITSGSSSLSDIISLD